The stretch of DNA ATGGACacaaaataaatcaatcaatgttACTGAACCTCCCCAGGCTCTCCTCGGTTCCCTTTAGCCATGGAGACCATGGAGGTGTATGAGGAGACTGATCGGAGGATGACGGAGGAGGTGGAGAGCTGCTACACCCTGATGGAGGTCACCTCTcccaagaagaggaagaagagcaaGGCTCAGCAGGGGGAGATCATGGAGAAACCCAAGAAACCCAGGTAGTCTACCTACTGCTCCCAGACAATCAAACACCAACGCCTCCTATCAATGCAGATGGGTCGTATTTAATATCCACCCCGAAAACACTTTTCCACTGGCGACAATGCTCAAGGTCCTTGAATATCTTTGGAATCAGTGATGACATAAAACTGAGGGACACACAGTGTACAAGTAAAAAATAGCCTTCTTTGTTTTTATTGATCTATACAAtatattaaatatgtttttttcacTGTCTAGCCTTCAAAATAATAGatgcactacatggccaaaaagATCTAAGTGGAagcctgctcgtcaaacatctcattccaaaatcatgggcattaatatggagttggtccctcacattgctgctataacagcctccactcttctgggaaaactttgcactagatgttggaacattgctgcagggatttgCTTTCATTcaacagaatcatctagaatgtcattgtatgctgtagcgttaagatttcccttcactggaactaaggggcctagcccgaacaatgaaaaacagccccagaccattcttTTTCCTctaccaaacattacagttggcactatgcattggggcaggtagcgttctcctgagaTCCGCCAAAACTATgcactcagcggtcccattctgtgagcttgtgaggcctcacactttgcggctgagccgttgttgctcctaggtgtttccacttcacaataccagcacttacagttgaccggagcagctctagcagggctcgaaatttgaccaactgacttgttggaagggtggcatcctatgacggtgccacgttgaaagccactgagctcttcagtacggggcattctacttccaatgtttgtctatggagattgcatggatgtgtgctcaatttatacacatgtcagcaatcggtatggctgaaatagcagaatccactcatttgaagggattccacatacttttggccatgtagtgtatctctAAATCCCCAAGACATGTTACTACACCTCTACACCAATGGGACAAGCCAATTTGCCCCCAGTTAATAACAGTTAAATAAAACAGGACATGTATTATTTGTCATGTGTTTGTCATTGTAAAGGTTTTTAACGTGGTGCCAAAGTTGAGTGAAGGCATTTACCACCTCAATTCAAGAATTACCCAGATGACATACTATTTTCACACTGACTTGAGTGCACTTCATTTGGATTGCCTGGATAGGCGGAGAAAGCTAAACCAAGTGACCCAATCTTTGTGTTGAGTTGACTGCTGTATGAGTCAAGATGACATATATTCATCACGTTTTGATCTCTCAACTCCAGATCAGCCTACCTGCTGTACTACTTTGATGTGCACCAGACCATGCAGCAGGAGTTCCCCAGcctgccccagtctgagatcaaCAAGAGGATCAGTGTGAGTTGGAAGAGGCTCAATGTGGCAGACAAGGGCTACTACCTGGAGAAGGCCAAGCTGGAGAAGGAAGGGACGGACACTGTACGGTTACCTCATATTTCCACCAGTGTGTCTGTTATCTAAGATCATGTGGTCAGGAGAAACTCCTAGCCCTAGTCATAATGATTACACTATTCCATCTCTGTATCCTCCGTAGTCATCTATGGGCCCTTCCCAGGAGCTCCCAGGCTTCCGTAGGATCCTCCCCAGGGCAAATTACGTCCTCCTGCCCAAAGGGGCCATGTCAGACGACAGGACAGGCTCCCAGCTGGAGGTGTGTATGGAGGGGCTGGACTCTCCCGTGGGGGAAGGGGTGATGCCCTCCCTGTCCCTTGGTTCCCCCCAGTACCCTCCCTTGGTGCTGGGCTGCGAGGTGGAGCTGTCGCAGCAGTGCATCGCCATCGAGGGCCTGACAGACGAAAAGACTGTGCCCCTGACACACTCCGGGGCCCTGCAGGGGGTCCTCTCCTCATCGTATCACTCCTCTTCCTCGGTCTCTGCTGCCCACGAATCCCACAATGCGCCTCACCTGGCGTCAGCTGGTCTGCTGCTCAAGGAGGAGGAGCCCAGGATGGTGGGCGGGGGCTATAGTGTCATTGGAATGGCGTCTGACGGGAGGCGTGTGGGCGGGACGTCGGTGCAGCACGTGAAAACAGAGCTGGTCACCATCATACCCAATCAGGTTAGTTAGCAACGACACAGGGAGTTGGCTTACCTTACTGCTGATCATTCAACAGTCTAGGGTTACAATTCATTTGCCTTGTCTGTTTGTTcaatgcagtaatggtagataaaACGCTTGTTTCCCCAGGATCTGTTGGAGCACAGGACGTTACCAGGAGCCAGCTCTGTAGCCTCTGttgtcatggtacctgtaggagCTAGGGTGATACGGGACACTAATCCCTCATACAAACTGGTAAAACTACTCAGACTGATTTTCTTCCACTGCATCAATTCACCGTTATCCAATTTTCTTTGATTAGATCATCAAGCAATATATTACAATAGTGTATTATATACTCACATGTCATTTGACCAGTCAGACATTCTCTGTAACTAGCAGATTCTTACTAAAGCATCTTTGTCGCTAGTCGAATAAATACACCAGAAGAGGCCGGGGCAGCTGTCAGACAGCGGGCTGCTCCTTTGTCTACGTGACCCGTCACAAACCACCCTTCTGCCCTGATTGTGGCAACCACCTGGGGGGCAAGTGGGTGCCCGCTGTAAGTCTACACATTCCCTGGCTTAAACATCTCTTCCATCATAATATGAATGTGAAAGTAAAGATGACATTTTATTGGTTGGAAAATAATGAGTCGTACACTTAACAGTTCCGAGGTATGACAAACTTTCCACGTTTTACGTCTCAGGCGGTGAAGACTCCAGGTGCTGCTGCTTCATTCAAGACTTGTGCCCAGAAACCACCCAAAAACCCTGGGTACCCCCCTAAGACTGGTGTGCCTCCTTCTGATGATCAGAACAGTAAGGTGtctggatggaggaagggagggagaggaccgCGGGAGCCCAGAGGACAAGTGCAGCAGCGTGCAGTTACACCAGGACCACCACTAGAGGGAGGCAGAGCCAACAGCCAGGAAGTTATACAGCCTGCTCCAGCGGTGTCAGGGACACAGACAACTACTATGATGTGAGCATCTAGTTCTTTAATTTAGCCCTTCTTTTATGGTTTATAATTTAATGGTCACATTAAGAAACCATTTTTCAAACGCCCTGTGAGAGTATTTCTCTTAGTGGGCTTCATGTTTTGATTGGTTAAAgagaacgtttttttttttaaactttgagCAGAGCTTTGGTTGGAACACCTGTGACTGGTGCCAGGGTCAAAGTACAGGAAAGGAGCAGTGTGGTTGGTCAAAAGCGACCTGTGAGAGCCATCCTCCCAGCCCCATTCAACACAGGTGGGCACTGCTGTGGACAGATATAAAAACCTTATTTCAGGTCAGTCTGTTAAGACGAATGCTGTCTGGGGTGTAAACACACATTTGTCTGTCTGAAACTAGGCCGGGCCTTAGTCCAGTGGATTACTGTCCCTCCTCATAAAGGCAAAGTTGGGGAGACTAACTGCAGCAAATCAACCACAGGTATGATATACACACATGTACCCATATAATATGTTTTAATGATAAAATGATTACCCAAGCCAAGCTAAAGGTACTCGTTTTCAAAGTGGTTACTTTAATCTAAGGGAAGTGACACTAGTTGTTTCTGAGGTAACCAAACGTGTTTGATGTGGTGATTGTGTTTGGACCACAGAGCTCAGTGAGATGATCGCAGGTTTGAAGCCTAACACTCTGAAACAGCTCGGCCAGATCGTGACAACACCACCTCTGGAACAGGTACACACAAactcagtgacacacacacactgctgaaccatgctgattaagtgtttGTCTCCAGGTTTCTCAGTGTTGTTTTGTCCTATAGACTCTCCCTACTCCTGTGGACAGAAGCCAGTATATTGTAACTGATAAAGTAGGGAAGATCCTCTCAGTGGTTCCTCTCAAACAGAACTCTACCTCTACACTGGTTAGTGACACCCTTTTAACTACATTTTGGGGAGCATACGCCATCCACACACATCCTCTAGCAGGCTCAGTGTAGTCTGTATAACTGTATGTCCTCtgtttgacgtgtgtgtgtgtgtcaggacctGGGTCTGTCTACGGCGCGGGGCAGGGGTCGCTGTAAGAACCCGTCATGTGGCTATGTTTATAAGAACAGACACAAGCCTGCGGAGTGCCCCTGCTGTGGCTTGGAGCTGTCCAGGAAGAACGCCAAGGGCTCCAAGGCACAGGTCAGTCTGGAGAGAGTCCCACTATGAGTGGATGaaatgaaatggcaccctgtcgggctctggtcaaaaatagtgcactttatagggaatagggttctattgggctctggtcaaaaatagtgcactttatagggaattgggtgccatttaggatgtggTCTATGTTTTGGTGTtgtatttctctctgtgtctgtctgaattcttcctcatctctctgttctcatcctccaaCCCTCTCTGTTATTTTCCCTCATCctatcaccctcctctctctcactcactcagggTGGTTCAGTAGCTCTGTTAGACCCGTACCGGACCCTGTCCCCAGCCCAGAGGGAGCTTCAGCGCCAGTCCACCCTGCAGCTGCTGCGTCAGGCCCTGCAGATCTCTGAGAGTGAGGCTGAGCTCCATGACACCCTGGCCCTCATCCAGGAACTCAACTCTACCCAGGTGGTCCTCACCACGACCACTACCCAGGCCGGGGACCAGGTGTTAGCGGAAGGGGAGGGCCTGGGGGAGGTGCAGGTCCAGTCAGGCTGGCCGCGGTTCTATGAGTCTGCAGCCACACACTGTGCTCTGTGTCACTACCCGCTATTCAAGGGAGGACAGAGGTGAGAAGAAGATTTGTTTGTGTAGTTTTGGGTTTATTATGGCTCAGTGGTTGGATGTTTCTGGTGCTCAGTGGTTGGATGTTTCTGGTGCTCAGTGGTTGGATGTTTCTGGTGCTCAGTGGTTGGATGTTTCTGGTGCTCAGTGGTTGGATGTTTCTGGTGCTCAGGGGTTGGATGTTTCTGGTGCTCAGTGGTTGGATGTTTCTGGTGCTCAGTGGTTGGATGTTACTGGTGCTCAGTGGTTGGATGTTTCTGGTGCTCAGGGGTTGGATGTTTCTGGTGCTCAGGGGTTGGATGTTTCTGGTGCTCAGGGGTTGGATGTTTCTGGTGCTCAGGGGTTGGATGTTTCTGGTGCTCAGGGGTTGGATGTTTCTGGTGCTCAGGGGTTGGATGTTTCTGGTGCTCAGGGGTTGGATGTTTCTGGTGCTCAGGGGTTGGATGTTTCTGGTGCTCAGGGGTTGGACGTTTCTGGACATTTTTCATATTCCATAGTGTGTTTTCAGGAAAGGTCTCTCTATCATGTCTCTCTGGTGTTTTGTACCATAGTTCTTTAGCAGGGCAGGAGGACTGCTGGCTGTTGActgactctctgatccagaccGCCTCTCTCCAGCTGAAGGTGTGTCTCAACCCCCAGTGTCTGGCCCTGCACAGCTTCACCGACCTCCACCCAGGTCTGTTCAATGTTGGCAACAGGTTGCTGGTGAGTCTGGACCTGTTCTTTAAGATCCGGAGTCAGGTCAGACTGGGCCGGCATCCTAACCAGATAGTCAGGACCATCCTGGACAACATCCACAACCACGCTGGTAAGACTTTCTTGGAGCAACATACGGTTCAGAGTGTTTTCAACAGAGTTCTGTTCATGTCTctaatatctctgttttctttcttctctcttcccccccccccccatatcaatCAGTCCACACTCTGAGTCCTGAGGAGTTGGCCCATGTCCAGGAGCTGCTGGTTAGTGGCTACTGGGCCTTTGAGTGTCTGACCGTGAGGGACTACAACGACATgatctgtggtgtgtgtggcaTCGCCCCCAAGATGGAGATCGCCCAGCGGTACACACACAACGTGCTGGAGCTTAGGAATGTGGaggtgagagagactgaggagacgggaggtcagagagagactgaggagacgGGAGGTCGGGGGGAGACTGAGGAGACGGGAGGTCGGGGGGAGACTGAGGAGACGGGAGGTCGGGGGGAGACTGAGGAGACGGGAGGTCGGGGGGAGACTGAGGAGACGGGAGGTCGGGGGGGGACTGAGGAGACGGGAGGTCGGGGGGAGACTGATAAGAGCCACAGATCCAAACTGTCAAAATAGAGAATTAAAGATGATTTTCTTTACTTAATTTGTTTTAGCCTGCCTGATTCCAGGACAGTCAAGCTGTCTGGTGTGCATAGTGTTGTAGTCATGTTGATACCTgtgtctcgctctccctcctgtAGTTTACGTGGCCAGACTTCGGGGCTCCAGACAAGGTGCATGTGGATGACTTCTGG from Oncorhynchus kisutch isolate 150728-3 linkage group LG15, Okis_V2, whole genome shotgun sequence encodes:
- the hmgxb3 gene encoding HMG domain-containing protein 3; protein product: METMEVYEETDRRMTEEVESCYTLMEVTSPKKRKKSKAQQGEIMEKPKKPRSAYLLYYFDVHQTMQQEFPSLPQSEINKRISVSWKRLNVADKGYYLEKAKLEKEGTDTSSMGPSQELPGFRRILPRANYVLLPKGAMSDDRTGSQLEVCMEGLDSPVGEGVMPSLSLGSPQYPPLVLGCEVELSQQCIAIEGLTDEKTVPLTHSGALQGVLSSSYHSSSSVSAAHESHNAPHLASAGLLLKEEEPRMVGGGYSVIGMASDGRRVGGTSVQHVKTELVTIIPNQDLLEHRTLPGASSVASVVMVPVGARVIRDTNPSYKLSNKYTRRGRGSCQTAGCSFVYVTRHKPPFCPDCGNHLGGKWVPAAVKTPGAAASFKTCAQKPPKNPGYPPKTGVPPSDDQNSKVSGWRKGGRGPREPRGQVQQRAVTPGPPLEGGRANSQEVIQPAPAVSGTQTTTMIALVGTPVTGARVKVQERSSVVGQKRPVRAILPAPFNTGRALVQWITVPPHKGKVGETNCSKSTTELSEMIAGLKPNTLKQLGQIVTTPPLEQTLPTPVDRSQYIVTDKVGKILSVVPLKQNSTSTLDLGLSTARGRGRCKNPSCGYVYKNRHKPAECPCCGLELSRKNAKGSKAQGGSVALLDPYRTLSPAQRELQRQSTLQLLRQALQISESEAELHDTLALIQELNSTQVVLTTTTTQAGDQVLAEGEGLGEVQVQSGWPRFYESAATHCALCHYPLFKGGQSSLAGQEDCWLLTDSLIQTASLQLKVCLNPQCLALHSFTDLHPGLFNVGNRLLVSLDLFFKIRSQVRLGRHPNQIVRTILDNIHNHAVHTLSPEELAHVQELLVSGYWAFECLTVRDYNDMICGVCGIAPKMEIAQRYTHNVLELRNVEFTWPDFGAPDKVHVDDFWLTMESEAIEQAAFPCSVPITRVDASIIAPFIPPLMRSSTVINTEKDKALLLTQHTGDPSVLVRLIHEGQLRPDRMDEHSAEELKAILECCGEITAPESNKDELLVSLISLCTCVQNGLSTAPQPPPHLTAGKLSKICPHQVVCGSKYLVKGETARDHVDLLVSSRYWPPVYVTDSARQVALCTDVQYPELASTMWGRNQGCFSDPMDKPEFVSCAELQDQPYCADLSSVVENPQVHPVTKSSSRWIVHPAGPTDGQEPPCLDHHSMGLCNELEPYCSLVQDLERDNEKEEDEGKEERKDGFKVEAEVTEGSDITEEECSEGLVTSLRRRPLAFDNTAYYYLYNRLQDFLSSREVVDQQISTVLKACQPGEVVIRDALYRLGVAQINTEEGEEGEGDGGVEGDTGYEEVVVL